The following are encoded in a window of Eschrichtius robustus isolate mEscRob2 chromosome 1, mEscRob2.pri, whole genome shotgun sequence genomic DNA:
- the TNFAIP8L3 gene encoding tumor necrosis factor alpha-induced protein 8-like protein 3: MDSDSGEQSEGEPGTAAGPDVFSSKNLALQAQKKILSKIASKTVANMLIDDTSSEIFDELYKVTKEHTHNKKEAHKIMKDLIKVAIKIGILYRNNQFSQEEVVIVEKLRKKLNQTAMTIVSFYEVEYTFDRNVLSKLLHECKDLVHELVQRHLTPRTHGRINHVFNHFANMEFLSTLYSLDGDCRPNLKRICEGINKLLDEKVL, from the coding sequence GTCCTGATGTTTTTAGTTCAAAGAACCTTGCCCTTCAAGCCCAGAAGAAGATTTTGAGCAAAATAGCCAGTAAAACTGTGGCCAACATGCTGATTGATGACACCAGCAGCGAGATCTTTGATGAGCTCTACAAAGTCACCAAAGAGCACACACACAACAAGAAGGAAGCCCACAAGATCATGAAAGACTTAATCAAGGTGGCGATCAAAATTGGGATCCTCTACCGGAACAACCAGTTCAGCCAGGAGGAAGTTGTTATTGTGGAGAAGCTCAGGAAGAAACTGAACCAGACCGCCATGACAATCGTCAGCTTCTATGAGGTAGAATACACCTTCGATAGAAATGTGCTCTCCAAGCTCCTACATGAGTGCAAGGACCTGGTGCATGAACTGGTACAGCGACACCTGACACCCAGGACCCACGGGCGCATCAACCATGTCTTCAACCACTTTGCCAATATGGAGTTCCTCTCCACCCTTTATAGCCTGGATGGAGACTGTAGGCCCAACCTCAAGAGGATTTGTGAGGGAATCAATAAATTGCTAGATGAGAAAGTCCTCTGA